The Kluyvera intermedia genome window below encodes:
- a CDS encoding ECF transporter S component yields the protein MARRQFSSQSLVLIVIAIAINMVAGQLISMLKLPIFLDSIGTLISAVLLGPVVGMLTGLLTNLLWGLLTDPIAAAFAPVAMVIGLVAGWLARAGWFRTLPKVVASGVVITLAVTLIAVPIRTTLFGGVTGSGADLFVAWMHSVGEGLVESVAITVIGANLVDKILTALIVWMLLRQLPLRTTRHFPTMSAVR from the coding sequence ATGGCACGTCGCCAATTTTCCAGCCAGTCTTTGGTGCTGATTGTTATTGCCATCGCCATTAACATGGTCGCAGGACAACTGATCAGCATGTTGAAATTACCCATTTTTCTCGACTCCATCGGTACCCTTATCAGCGCAGTTTTGTTGGGCCCAGTCGTCGGCATGTTAACGGGGTTATTGACCAATCTGCTGTGGGGGTTATTAACCGATCCTATCGCCGCCGCTTTCGCCCCGGTGGCGATGGTGATTGGTCTGGTCGCCGGATGGTTAGCGCGGGCCGGATGGTTTCGCACCCTGCCTAAAGTGGTGGCAAGCGGCGTAGTGATTACCCTTGCAGTGACCCTCATTGCGGTTCCTATCCGTACCACATTGTTTGGCGGCGTCACCGGCAGTGGGGCCGATTTATTCGTCGCCTGGATGCATTCCGTCGGCGAAGGTCTGGTTGAGTCGGTGGCTATCACCGTGATCGGCGCCAATCTGGTGGATAAAATTTTGACGGCACTGATTGTCTGGATGCTGTTGCGCCAGCTACCGCTGCGCACCACGCGTCATTTCCCAACCATGTCCGCTGTGCGCTAA
- a CDS encoding PPC domain-containing DNA-binding protein, translating into MTIIHPHSSDARFYALRLLPGQEVFSQLHAFVQQHQLKAAWIAGCTGSLTDVALRFAGQDDTTFITGTWEVISLNGTLELTGEHLHLSVSDAQGTMRGGHMMPGCTVRTTLELVLGELSELAFSRQPCVVSGYDELVISSR; encoded by the coding sequence ATGACCATCATCCATCCTCATTCGTCAGATGCCCGCTTTTATGCATTGCGTTTACTCCCAGGCCAGGAAGTGTTTTCCCAGCTCCATGCTTTCGTACAGCAACACCAGCTCAAGGCCGCCTGGATAGCGGGTTGTACCGGAAGCCTGACCGATGTAGCCCTGCGCTTTGCCGGACAAGACGACACTACGTTTATTACCGGCACCTGGGAGGTCATCTCCTTAAATGGCACGCTCGAACTCACCGGCGAGCATCTTCATCTGAGCGTTTCCGACGCGCAGGGCACAATGCGGGGCGGCCACATGATGCCTGGATGCACCGTGCGCACCACGCTTGAATTGGTGCTCGGCGAATTATCGGAACTGGCATTCAGCCGCCAGCCCTGCGTCGTGTCCGGCTACGACGAACTGGTTATTTCCTCCCGCTAA
- the epd gene encoding erythrose-4-phosphate dehydrogenase, producing MTVRVAINGFGRIGRNVVRALYESGRRAEITVVAINELADAAGIAHLLKYDTSHGRFAWDVRQEREQLYVGDDTIRLLHERSIDALPWRELSVDVVLDCTGVYGSREDGEAHIAAGAKKVLFSHPGSNDLDATVVFGVNEHELRAEHRIVSNASCTTNCIIPVIKLLDDAYGIESGTVTTIHSAMHDQQVIDAYHPDLRRTRAASQSIIPVDTKLAAGIARIFPQFSDRFEAIAVRVPTINVTAIDLSVTVKKPVKAHEVNQLLQKAAQDAFHGIVDYTELPLVSTDFNHDPHSAIVDGTQTRVSGAHLIKTLVWCDNEWGFANRMIDTTLAMAAIGFRLDA from the coding sequence ATGACCGTACGCGTAGCGATTAATGGCTTCGGTCGCATTGGACGTAACGTGGTTCGTGCTTTGTATGAATCCGGACGTCGTGCGGAAATCACCGTGGTGGCAATCAACGAACTGGCAGATGCTGCCGGCATCGCGCATTTGTTGAAATATGACACCAGCCATGGGCGCTTTGCCTGGGATGTTCGCCAGGAGCGAGAACAGCTCTACGTCGGCGATGATACCATCCGTCTTCTGCACGAGCGCTCAATAGACGCGCTACCCTGGCGTGAACTGTCGGTTGATGTCGTGCTCGACTGCACCGGTGTATACGGTAGCCGTGAGGACGGTGAAGCGCATATCGCCGCAGGCGCGAAGAAGGTGCTCTTTTCACATCCTGGCAGCAACGACCTCGATGCCACCGTTGTGTTTGGTGTTAACGAACATGAACTGCGCGCCGAACACCGTATTGTGTCCAACGCCTCCTGTACCACGAATTGCATAATCCCCGTCATCAAATTGTTAGATGATGCCTACGGCATTGAATCGGGCACGGTCACGACTATCCATTCCGCGATGCATGACCAGCAGGTGATTGACGCCTATCACCCGGATTTACGCCGCACACGCGCGGCAAGCCAATCTATCATTCCTGTCGACACCAAACTTGCGGCGGGCATCGCCCGTATTTTCCCGCAGTTTAGCGACCGTTTTGAGGCGATTGCAGTGCGTGTGCCGACCATCAACGTGACGGCTATTGACCTGAGCGTGACGGTGAAGAAACCTGTAAAAGCCCATGAAGTCAACCAGTTGCTGCAAAAAGCAGCACAGGATGCATTTCATGGTATAGTTGACTATACGGAATTACCGTTGGTCTCGACTGATTTTAATCACGATCCGCATAGTGCCATTGTTGATGGCACGCAGACGCGGGTGAGTGGAGCGCATCTGATCAAAACATTGGTCTGGTGCGATAACGAATGGGGCTTTGCTAACCGAATGATCGACACGACGTTAGCAATGGCTGCTATTGGTTTCAGGCTCGACGCTTAA
- the pgk gene encoding phosphoglycerate kinase, which yields MSVIKMTDLDLAGKRVFIRADLNVPVKEGKVTSDARIRASLPTIEMALKQGAKVMVTSHLGRPTEGEYNEEFSLLPVVNYLKDKLSSPVRLVKDYLDGVEVAAGELVVLENVRFNKGEKKDDETLSKKYAALCDVFVMDAFGTAHRAQASTHGIGKFADVACAGPLLAAELDALGKALKEPARPMVAIVGGSKVSTKLTVLDSLSKIADQLIVGGGIANTFVAAQGHNVGKSLYEADLVEEAKRLLTTCDIPVPTDVRVATEFSETAPATLKSVNDIKDDEQILDLGDASAQQLADILKNAKTILWNGPVGVFEFPNFRKGTEIVANAIADSDAFSIAGGGDTLAAIDLFGISDKISYISTGGGAFLEFVEGKVLPAVAMLEERAKK from the coding sequence ATGTCTGTAATTAAGATGACCGATCTGGATCTGGCTGGTAAACGCGTTTTCATCCGTGCGGATTTGAACGTGCCGGTTAAAGAAGGGAAAGTAACCAGCGACGCGCGTATCCGTGCATCTCTGCCAACCATTGAAATGGCTCTGAAGCAGGGCGCAAAAGTCATGGTCACTTCTCACCTGGGTCGTCCGACCGAAGGCGAGTACAACGAAGAATTCTCTCTGCTGCCGGTTGTTAATTACCTGAAAGACAAACTGTCTAGCCCGGTACGTCTGGTTAAAGATTACCTGGACGGCGTTGAAGTGGCTGCCGGTGAGCTGGTCGTTCTGGAAAACGTTCGCTTTAACAAAGGCGAGAAGAAAGACGACGAAACCCTGTCTAAAAAATACGCTGCACTGTGCGACGTATTCGTGATGGACGCATTCGGTACTGCACACCGTGCACAGGCTTCTACTCACGGTATCGGCAAGTTTGCTGACGTTGCGTGCGCAGGCCCACTGCTGGCTGCTGAACTGGACGCACTGGGTAAAGCGCTGAAAGAACCAGCACGTCCAATGGTTGCTATCGTTGGTGGTTCTAAAGTTTCTACCAAACTGACCGTTCTGGATTCTCTGTCAAAAATCGCTGACCAGCTGATCGTTGGCGGTGGTATCGCGAACACCTTCGTTGCCGCTCAAGGCCACAACGTGGGTAAATCTCTGTACGAAGCTGACCTGGTTGAAGAAGCAAAACGTCTGCTGACCACTTGCGATATCCCAGTCCCAACTGACGTTCGCGTGGCAACTGAGTTCTCTGAAACTGCACCAGCGACCCTGAAATCTGTTAACGACATCAAAGATGATGAGCAGATTCTGGACCTGGGCGATGCTTCTGCACAGCAGCTGGCTGATATCCTGAAGAATGCTAAAACCATTCTGTGGAACGGCCCGGTTGGCGTATTTGAATTCCCTAACTTCCGTAAAGGGACTGAAATCGTGGCTAACGCTATCGCTGACAGCGACGCGTTCTCCATCGCAGGCGGCGGCGATACTCTGGCCGCTATCGACCTGTTCGGTATTTCTGACAAAATCTCCTACATCTCTACTGGCGGCGGCGCATTCCTCGAATTCGTGGAAGGTAAAGTTCTGCCAGCAGTAGCAATGCTCGAAGAGCGCGCTAAGAAGTAA
- the fbaA gene encoding class II fructose-bisphosphate aldolase, protein MSKIFDFVKPGVITGDDVQKVFQVAKENNFALPAVNCVGTDSINAVLETAAKVKAPVIVQFSNGGAAFIAGKGVKTDVPQGAAILGAISGAHHVHQMAEHYGVPVILHTDHCAKKLLPWIDGLLDAGEKHFAATGKPLFSSHMIDLSEESLHENIEICSKYLARMSKMDMTLEIELGCTGGEEDGVDNSHMDASALYTQPEDVDYAYTELSKISPRFTIAASFGNVHGVYKPGNVVLTPTILRDSQDYVSKKHNLPHNSLNFVFHGGSGSSAQEIKDSVSYGVIKMNIDTDTQWATWEGILNYYKDNEAYLQGQLGNPKGEDQPNKKYYDPRVWLRAAQTSMIARLEQAFNELNAKDVL, encoded by the coding sequence ATGTCTAAAATTTTTGATTTCGTAAAACCAGGCGTAATTACTGGTGATGACGTACAGAAAGTTTTCCAGGTAGCAAAAGAAAACAACTTTGCTCTGCCAGCCGTTAACTGCGTCGGTACCGACTCCATCAACGCCGTACTGGAAACCGCAGCAAAAGTTAAAGCACCGGTTATCGTACAGTTCTCCAACGGCGGCGCTGCGTTCATCGCAGGCAAAGGCGTGAAAACTGACGTTCCTCAGGGCGCAGCAATTCTGGGCGCTATCTCTGGTGCGCACCACGTTCACCAGATGGCTGAGCATTACGGTGTTCCTGTTATCCTGCACACCGACCACTGCGCGAAGAAACTGCTGCCGTGGATCGATGGTCTGCTGGACGCCGGTGAAAAACACTTTGCAGCAACCGGTAAGCCACTGTTCTCTTCTCACATGATCGACCTGTCCGAAGAGTCCCTGCACGAAAACATCGAAATCTGCTCCAAATACCTGGCGCGCATGTCCAAAATGGATATGACTCTGGAAATCGAACTGGGTTGCACCGGCGGTGAAGAAGACGGCGTGGACAACAGCCACATGGACGCTTCTGCACTGTACACCCAGCCAGAAGACGTTGACTACGCGTACACTGAGCTGAGCAAAATCAGCCCACGTTTCACTATCGCGGCTTCCTTCGGTAACGTACACGGTGTGTACAAACCGGGTAACGTGGTTCTGACCCCAACTATCCTGCGCGATTCCCAGGACTATGTTTCTAAGAAACATAACCTGCCGCACAACAGCCTGAACTTCGTCTTCCACGGCGGTTCCGGTTCTTCTGCTCAGGAAATCAAAGACTCCGTAAGCTACGGCGTTATCAAAATGAACATCGATACCGATACCCAGTGGGCAACTTGGGAAGGTATCCTGAACTACTACAAAGATAACGAAGCTTACCTGCAGGGTCAGCTGGGCAACCCGAAAGGCGAAGACCAGCCGAACAAGAAATACTACGATCCACGCGTATGGCTGCGTGCTGCTCAGACTTCAATGATTGCCCGTCTGGAACAGGCTTTCAATGAACTGAACGCGAAAGACGTTCTGTAA
- the mscS gene encoding small-conductance mechanosensitive channel MscS, with protein sequence MEELNVVDSINGAGTWLVRNQELLLSYAVNIVAAIAIIIVGMIVARIVSNTVNRLMLARKIDATVADFLSALVRYAVIAFTLIAALGRVGVQTASVIAVLGAAGLAVGLALQGSLSNLAAGVLLVMFRPFRAGEYVDLGGVAGTVLNVQIFSTTMRTVDGKIVVIPNGKIIAGNIINFSREPARRNEWIIGVSYDADIDQVKQILTRILESDKRVLKDRDITVRLNELAASSVNFVVRAWSLSGDLQNVYWDVLEQIKREFDANGISFPYPQLDVNMKAEKAPQE encoded by the coding sequence ATGGAAGAGTTAAACGTTGTCGATAGCATAAATGGCGCGGGTACGTGGCTGGTGCGCAATCAGGAATTACTGCTGAGCTATGCGGTTAATATCGTTGCGGCAATCGCTATTATTATTGTCGGGATGATTGTAGCGCGTATCGTTTCGAATACCGTCAACCGCCTGATGCTGGCACGTAAAATTGATGCTACCGTCGCGGACTTCCTGTCGGCACTGGTGCGCTATGCGGTGATTGCTTTCACGCTGATTGCTGCACTTGGCCGCGTCGGCGTACAGACCGCTTCGGTTATTGCAGTACTTGGTGCCGCCGGTTTGGCCGTGGGTTTGGCGCTGCAAGGTTCACTCTCCAACCTGGCAGCAGGCGTGCTGCTGGTGATGTTCCGTCCGTTCCGTGCCGGTGAGTATGTTGACCTGGGCGGCGTGGCGGGGACCGTGCTTAACGTGCAGATCTTCTCTACCACCATGCGTACCGTTGATGGCAAAATTGTTGTTATCCCGAACGGTAAAATTATCGCTGGGAATATTATCAACTTCTCCCGTGAACCGGCTCGTCGTAACGAATGGATTATTGGCGTTTCTTACGATGCCGATATTGATCAGGTTAAGCAGATCCTGACGCGTATCCTGGAGTCAGACAAACGTGTGCTGAAAGATCGCGATATTACCGTACGCTTAAATGAACTGGCGGCGTCGTCGGTGAATTTTGTCGTGCGTGCCTGGAGCCTCAGCGGTGACCTGCAAAACGTCTATTGGGACGTGCTGGAGCAAATTAAGCGTGAATTCGACGCTAACGGCATTAGTTTTCCTTACCCGCAGTTAGACGTGAATATGAAAGCGGAAAAAGCACCGCAAGAGTAA
- the dctP gene encoding TRAP transporter substrate-binding protein DctP, translated as MKLRTVMLHTLTIAALSFITRASAETVLRYTDHEPYGNMRTKAINDIFFAAIEKESQGHVRVEAHWNGELSTSYNALRTVQDGEKADIGIVVPEYTPKQLPLFQMFKSFPIGPNSGEKQAAFFQHVFDDMPEFNAELAKNNLVNLQFFLGYPAAFFSTSPMTSLNNLQGKTWRTASFWHQAYLENAGGKVVKMPWNTQITDALKSGTLNGLLVNLDSGDDIQAQKAAKYIQLSPQLWMGHVYLLTINKARWDALSAEDKAAIRRAATSTQRQIGPLLDSSLRNMADSMRQNGASISWLSPAELQTWQQASRYQQEQDKWVAEQEKTGVNDAGRILKQVTTVLNQEMYK; from the coding sequence ATGAAACTACGTACCGTGATGCTTCACACATTAACCATTGCAGCTCTATCCTTTATCACCCGCGCAAGTGCAGAAACCGTGCTGCGTTACACTGACCATGAACCCTACGGCAATATGCGCACAAAGGCGATAAACGATATCTTCTTCGCTGCCATTGAAAAAGAATCGCAAGGTCATGTGCGCGTTGAAGCTCACTGGAATGGCGAGCTCTCCACGAGCTATAACGCACTACGCACCGTACAGGACGGTGAAAAAGCAGATATCGGTATCGTTGTGCCAGAATACACGCCCAAACAGCTACCATTATTCCAAATGTTCAAAAGCTTCCCTATTGGCCCAAATAGCGGCGAAAAGCAGGCGGCATTTTTCCAGCACGTCTTTGATGACATGCCAGAATTCAATGCAGAGCTAGCGAAAAACAATCTGGTCAATTTACAATTTTTCCTCGGCTACCCTGCCGCATTCTTCTCGACCTCCCCAATGACCTCATTAAATAACTTACAGGGTAAGACCTGGCGTACCGCCAGCTTCTGGCACCAGGCTTATCTGGAGAATGCTGGGGGTAAAGTGGTGAAAATGCCCTGGAATACACAAATTACCGATGCACTAAAATCCGGTACGTTGAATGGGTTGCTAGTGAATCTCGATAGCGGTGACGATATTCAGGCGCAGAAAGCAGCCAAATATATTCAGCTTTCACCTCAGCTATGGATGGGTCACGTCTATCTGCTGACCATCAATAAAGCGCGTTGGGATGCGCTTTCCGCTGAGGATAAAGCCGCTATTAGACGGGCGGCAACATCGACGCAACGGCAGATTGGCCCGCTGCTCGATAGCAGCCTGCGCAATATGGCGGACTCGATGCGTCAAAACGGTGCCAGTATCAGCTGGCTTTCACCCGCTGAATTACAGACCTGGCAGCAGGCCAGCCGCTATCAGCAGGAACAGGATAAATGGGTTGCTGAGCAAGAAAAAACAGGGGTCAACGACGCGGGACGGATTTTGAAGCAAGTGACTACCGTGCTTAACCAGGAAATGTACAAATAA
- the argO gene encoding arginine exporter ArgO has protein sequence MLSYYFQGLVLGAAMILPLGPQNAFVMNQGIRRQYHLMVALLCAISDLLLICAGIFGGSALLMASPWLLALVTWGGVAFLLWYGFGALKTAIGSNIELANAEVMKQGRWKLIATMLAVTWLNPHVYLDTFVVLGSLGGQLDVIPKRWFALGTISASFLWFFALALLAAWLAPRLRTAKAQRIINVVVGVVMWFIAFQLAKEGVEHILVLFN, from the coding sequence ATGTTATCTTATTATTTTCAAGGTCTTGTGCTTGGTGCTGCGATGATCTTGCCGCTTGGCCCACAAAATGCTTTTGTGATGAACCAGGGTATTCGCCGCCAGTATCATCTGATGGTTGCGTTGCTCTGTGCGATAAGCGATCTGCTGCTGATCTGTGCTGGTATTTTTGGCGGTAGTGCGCTGCTGATGGCATCGCCTTGGTTGCTGGCGCTGGTGACCTGGGGCGGCGTTGCATTCTTGCTGTGGTATGGATTTGGTGCACTGAAAACGGCTATCGGCAGCAATATTGAACTGGCGAATGCTGAGGTAATGAAGCAGGGGCGCTGGAAGCTTATTGCCACCATGCTGGCGGTGACCTGGCTTAATCCGCACGTGTATCTCGACACCTTTGTGGTGCTGGGCAGCTTGGGTGGGCAGTTAGACGTGATACCGAAGCGTTGGTTTGCACTGGGCACTATCAGCGCATCGTTCCTGTGGTTCTTCGCGCTTGCCCTGCTGGCAGCCTGGCTCGCCCCGCGCCTGCGCACGGCCAAAGCACAACGAATCATCAACGTAGTGGTGGGTGTTGTCATGTGGTTTATCGCATTTCAGCTGGCAAAAGAGGGTGTTGAACACATTCTGGTACTCTTTAACTAG
- a CDS encoding oxidative stress defense protein: protein MKFKVMALAAVIGFSTMAVQANELPDGPHIVTSGTASVDAVPDIATLAIEVNIAAKDAASAKKQADQRVAQYLSFLEQNGVNKKDISSANLRTQPDYDYQDGKSVLKGYRAVRTVEVTLRQLDKLNSLLDGALKAGLNEIRSVSLGVAQPDAYKDQARKAAIENAIHQAQSLAAGFHSKLGPVYSVRYHVSNYQPSPMVRMMKADAAPASAQETYEQATIQFDDQVDVVFQLQPEQAAAPAPAAK, encoded by the coding sequence GTGAAGTTTAAAGTGATGGCTCTGGCCGCAGTAATTGGGTTTAGCACAATGGCGGTTCAGGCAAATGAATTGCCGGATGGCCCACATATTGTCACATCAGGCACAGCGAGCGTAGATGCGGTACCGGATATCGCGACGCTTGCTATCGAAGTGAATATTGCTGCCAAAGACGCCGCGAGCGCCAAAAAACAGGCCGACCAGCGTGTTGCGCAATATCTCTCTTTCCTTGAGCAAAATGGCGTAAACAAAAAAGATATCAGTTCCGCTAATCTGCGTACCCAGCCGGATTATGACTATCAGGACGGGAAGAGCGTGTTGAAGGGATATCGTGCGGTACGTACGGTTGAGGTCACTCTGCGTCAACTGGATAAACTGAATTCGCTGCTGGATGGCGCATTAAAGGCGGGGCTGAATGAAATCCGTTCCGTGTCGCTGGGGGTTGCGCAACCTGATGCCTATAAAGATCAGGCGCGCAAAGCAGCGATTGAAAATGCCATTCACCAGGCTCAGTCACTGGCGGCAGGCTTCCACAGTAAACTGGGGCCGGTCTATAGCGTGCGCTACCATGTGTCTAACTATCAGCCAAGCCCGATGGTTCGCATGATGAAAGCTGATGCAGCTCCGGCTTCCGCACAGGAAACTTACGAGCAGGCAACCATTCAGTTTGACGATCAGGTTGATGTGGTGTTCCAGCTTCAGCCAGAACAGGCCGCTGCTCCAGCACCTGCTGCCAAATAA
- the argP gene encoding DNA-binding transcriptional regulator ArgP, translated as MKRPDYRTLQALDAVIRERGFERAAQKLCITQSAVSQRIKQLENMFGQPLLVRTVPPRPTEQGQKLLALLRQVELLEEEWLGDEQTGSTPLLLSLAVNADSLATWLLPALSDVLSNLPIRLNLQVEDETRTQERLRRGEVVGAVSIQPQALPSCLVDQLGALDYLFVGSKAFAERYFPNGVTRSALLKAPAVAFDHLDDMHQAFLQQNFDLPPGSVPCHIVNSSEAFVQLARQGTTCCMIPHLQIEKELASGELIDLTPSLFQRRMLYWHRFAPESRMMRKVTDALLAYGHKVLRQD; from the coding sequence ATGAAACGTCCGGACTACAGAACACTACAGGCGCTGGATGCCGTTATCAGGGAACGTGGGTTTGAACGTGCCGCGCAGAAACTGTGCATTACTCAGTCCGCCGTTTCCCAGCGAATCAAGCAACTGGAGAATATGTTCGGGCAACCGTTGCTGGTGCGTACCGTACCACCACGCCCAACTGAGCAAGGGCAAAAGTTGCTGGCGTTGCTGCGTCAGGTCGAGCTATTGGAAGAAGAGTGGTTAGGTGATGAGCAAACCGGTTCAACCCCCCTGCTGCTGTCGCTGGCGGTCAACGCCGACAGTCTGGCAACCTGGCTGCTGCCTGCGTTATCTGACGTACTGAGTAACTTACCTATTCGCTTAAATCTGCAGGTTGAAGATGAAACCCGTACACAGGAGCGACTGCGCCGCGGTGAAGTGGTGGGTGCGGTGAGTATCCAGCCACAGGCTCTGCCTAGCTGTCTGGTCGATCAACTCGGTGCTCTCGATTACCTTTTTGTCGGCTCTAAAGCCTTCGCTGAACGCTATTTCCCTAACGGTGTAACGCGCTCCGCGCTGCTCAAAGCCCCTGCCGTCGCGTTTGATCATCTCGATGATATGCATCAGGCATTCTTGCAGCAAAACTTCGATTTACCGCCAGGCAGCGTGCCGTGTCATATTGTTAACTCGTCAGAAGCATTTGTGCAGTTGGCGCGTCAGGGCACGACCTGCTGCATGATCCCACATCTGCAAATCGAAAAAGAACTCGCCAGTGGCGAACTTATCGATCTTACGCCAAGTCTGTTCCAGCGCCGCATGCTGTACTGGCATCGTTTTGCGCCAGAAAGCCGCATGATGCGTAAAGTCACCGATGCGCTGCTGGCCTACGGGCACAAGGTTCTGCGTCAGGATTAA
- the rpiA gene encoding ribose-5-phosphate isomerase RpiA, translating to MTQDELKKAVGWAALQYVQPGTIVGVGTGSTAAHFIDALGTMKGQIEGAVSSSDASTEKLKSLGITVFDLNEVDRLGIYVDGADEINGHMQMIKGGGAALTREKIIASVADKFICIADASKQVDILGNFPLPVEVIPMARSAVARELVKLGGRPEYRQGVLTDNGNVILDVHGLEILDAIALENAINGIPGVVTVGLFANRGADVALIGTADGVKTIVK from the coding sequence ATGACGCAGGATGAACTGAAAAAAGCAGTAGGTTGGGCGGCACTTCAATACGTACAACCGGGAACGATTGTTGGTGTAGGTACGGGGTCTACCGCAGCGCACTTTATTGATGCGTTAGGTACGATGAAAGGACAAATCGAAGGGGCGGTTTCAAGCTCTGACGCCTCTACCGAAAAGCTGAAAAGTCTCGGTATCACCGTTTTCGATCTGAATGAAGTTGATCGTTTAGGTATCTACGTCGATGGTGCAGATGAGATTAACGGCCACATGCAGATGATCAAAGGCGGTGGTGCGGCGCTGACGCGCGAAAAAATTATCGCTTCCGTGGCGGACAAATTTATCTGCATCGCCGATGCTTCCAAGCAGGTGGACATCCTCGGTAATTTCCCGCTGCCGGTTGAAGTGATCCCAATGGCGCGTAGCGCCGTGGCGCGTGAACTGGTGAAACTGGGCGGTCGCCCGGAGTATCGTCAGGGAGTGCTGACTGACAATGGCAACGTTATCCTGGACGTTCATGGCCTGGAAATTCTTGACGCCATCGCGCTGGAAAATGCCATTAACGGTATTCCTGGCGTGGTGACGGTAGGTCTGTTTGCCAATCGCGGTGCTGATGTTGCCCTGATCGGTACCGCCGATGGTGTGAAAACCATTGTGAAATGA
- the serA gene encoding phosphoglycerate dehydrogenase — MAKVSLEKDKIKFLLVEGVHQKALDSLRAAGYTNIEFHKGALDSEQLKESIRDAHFIGLRSRTQLTEEILSVADKLVAVGCFCIGTNQVDLKAAAKRGVPVFNAPFSNTRSVAELVIGELLLLLRGIPEANAKAHRGVWNKLAAGSFEARGKKLGIIGYGHIGTQLGILAESLGMHVFFYDIENKLPLGNATQVQHLSDLLNMSDVVSLHVPENASTKNMMGAEELALMKPGALLINASRGTVVDIPALCAVLASKHLAGAAVDVFPTEPATNSEPFTSPLCEFDNVILTPHIGGSTQEAQENIGLEVAGKLAKYSDNGSTLSAVNFPEVSLPLHGGRRLLHIHENRPGVMTALNQIFAEQGVNIAAQYLQTTPDMGYVVIDIEAEEDVAEKALLSMKAIPGTVRARLLY; from the coding sequence ATGGCTAAGGTATCACTAGAAAAAGACAAAATTAAGTTTCTGCTGGTTGAAGGCGTGCACCAGAAGGCGCTGGATAGCCTTCGCGCAGCAGGTTATACCAACATTGAATTTCACAAAGGTGCGCTGGATAGCGAGCAACTGAAGGAGTCGATTCGTGATGCTCATTTCATCGGCCTGCGATCTCGCACGCAGTTGACGGAAGAAATCCTGTCCGTGGCTGACAAGCTGGTAGCGGTTGGGTGCTTTTGTATCGGCACCAACCAGGTTGACCTGAAAGCGGCGGCTAAACGCGGCGTTCCGGTCTTTAACGCCCCGTTCTCTAACACGCGTTCCGTGGCTGAACTGGTGATTGGTGAGCTGCTACTACTGCTGCGCGGTATTCCTGAGGCTAATGCCAAAGCGCACCGTGGTGTGTGGAATAAACTGGCTGCAGGCTCTTTTGAAGCGCGTGGCAAAAAATTGGGTATCATTGGCTACGGTCATATCGGCACTCAGCTGGGTATCCTGGCAGAATCACTGGGCATGCACGTTTTCTTCTACGATATCGAAAACAAACTGCCGCTGGGGAATGCCACTCAGGTGCAGCATCTCTCCGATTTGCTGAATATGAGCGACGTGGTTAGCCTGCATGTGCCGGAAAACGCCTCCACTAAAAACATGATGGGTGCGGAAGAACTGGCACTGATGAAGCCGGGCGCGCTGCTGATTAACGCCTCGCGCGGCACGGTTGTTGATATCCCCGCGTTGTGCGCGGTGCTGGCAAGTAAGCACCTGGCAGGGGCTGCGGTAGACGTCTTCCCAACTGAACCCGCAACCAACAGCGAACCGTTTACCTCACCGCTGTGTGAATTCGATAACGTCATCCTGACGCCGCACATTGGCGGTTCTACTCAGGAAGCGCAGGAGAATATCGGTCTGGAAGTGGCCGGTAAGCTGGCGAAGTACTCTGACAATGGCTCAACGCTGTCTGCGGTGAACTTCCCTGAAGTGTCGTTGCCATTGCACGGCGGTCGTCGTCTGTTGCACATCCACGAAAACCGTCCAGGCGTAATGACCGCACTGAACCAGATTTTTGCCGAGCAGGGCGTCAACATTGCCGCACAGTATCTGCAAACCACGCCTGATATGGGATATGTGGTTATTGATATTGAAGCGGAAGAAGACGTGGCTGAGAAAGCACTGCTGAGTATGAAAGCCATCCCAGGCACCGTTCGCGCGCGTCTGCTGTACTAA